The following proteins are co-located in the Rippkaea orientalis PCC 8801 genome:
- the c2c8 gene encoding type V CRISPR-associated protein C2c8, whose translation MSELVQHHITIQLKAYLSTTQTALFENWTDSLRPLYNLALGLLYEEQQRRWRTNQKFLKNYLDKSSLQTYLNEIENKPDIYPVEWHITKALPECDWLTKEENEVRKKDNTKSLACRTINRDGNFFTPIRPYWHLEEPQKLAKFKCFTNQWLISCNLLTNYHLQKLLNVNMKVRQSFISMNLMEAWKRYQKGDFRKLKFKSKRNPVISLCNKQTNRIKFDPEANNCQLLGKEFGLIEFRGLHNRHQGQIQPRNGSLTKKADGYYLNLVFQVEHKPIPDSDLQVGIDPGLVTLLTLSDGKCISNQRFLKENERHLTVLQKKLSRQTPGSKNWEKTKKALAKIHKQTADHRKYYNHKVSTHLVNKYGAIAIEDTKLTNMNKRPKAEKREDGKGYEHNGAKAKAGLNQSFHDAGLGQLRAFLESKANSYENRHIERVRANYTSQKCSRCGHTDSENRLTQASFHCLKCGLEMPADLNAAINIEQTAFGLDKS comes from the coding sequence ATGTCAGAGCTTGTTCAACACCATATTACTATTCAACTTAAAGCGTATTTATCAACAACTCAAACTGCTTTATTTGAAAACTGGACTGATTCTTTGAGACCTCTGTATAATTTAGCTTTAGGGTTGCTCTATGAAGAACAACAACGAAGATGGCGTACTAATCAGAAATTTCTTAAAAATTATCTTGATAAATCATCTTTACAAACTTATCTTAATGAGATAGAAAATAAACCTGATATTTACCCCGTTGAATGGCATATTACCAAAGCTTTACCCGAATGTGATTGGTTAACAAAAGAAGAAAATGAAGTCCGTAAAAAAGACAATACTAAAAGTTTAGCTTGTCGAACGATTAATCGAGATGGTAATTTTTTTACTCCCATTAGACCCTATTGGCATCTTGAAGAACCCCAAAAACTTGCTAAGTTTAAATGCTTTACTAATCAATGGTTAATAAGCTGTAATCTTTTGACTAATTATCATCTTCAAAAACTGTTAAATGTTAACATGAAAGTTAGGCAATCTTTCATTTCAATGAACTTAATGGAAGCTTGGAAACGCTATCAAAAAGGAGACTTTAGAAAGTTAAAGTTTAAATCAAAACGCAATCCTGTTATCTCTTTATGCAACAAACAGACAAATAGGATTAAGTTTGATCCAGAAGCCAATAACTGTCAGTTATTGGGTAAAGAATTTGGATTGATTGAATTTAGAGGTCTTCATAATCGTCATCAGGGACAAATTCAACCGCGTAATGGAAGTTTAACAAAAAAAGCTGATGGCTACTATCTTAACCTAGTCTTTCAAGTAGAACATAAGCCTATTCCTGATAGTGATTTACAAGTGGGAATTGATCCAGGGTTAGTCACTTTGTTAACCTTAAGTGATGGTAAATGTATCTCTAATCAACGGTTTTTAAAAGAAAATGAACGACACTTGACTGTATTACAAAAAAAATTATCAAGACAAACCCCTGGGAGCAAAAACTGGGAAAAAACTAAAAAAGCTTTAGCTAAAATCCATAAACAAACTGCTGATCACCGTAAATACTATAACCATAAAGTGTCAACTCATTTAGTTAATAAATACGGTGCGATCGCTATCGAGGATACTAAACTAACCAATATGAATAAAAGACCAAAAGCCGAAAAGAGAGAAGACGGCAAAGGCTATGAACATAATGGGGCAAAAGCTAAAGCAGGACTCAATCAATCCTTCCACGATGCAGGACTTGGACAACTTAGAGCATTTTTGGAATCTAAGGCTAATTCCTATGAGAATAGGCATATTGAGAGGGTAAGAGCCAATTACACCAGCCAAAAATGCTCACGCTGTGGGCATACAGATAGCGAAAATCGCCTAACTCAAGCTTCATTTCATTGCTTAAAATGTGGGTTAGAAATGCCCGCCGATTTAAACGCGGCAATTAATATCGAACAGACTGCTTTTGGGCTTGACAAATCTTAG
- the mreD gene encoding rod shape-determining protein MreD: MKVWFHYSVVNRLVIAGSVILCLLLSPTRLPGMELLGVGTNWVLIWVVVWSLKRSVFQGITAGLVLGLIQDGLTGAYPSHVFSLVVVGFLTAKLQKQRYIQEDFISVALITFAMVIVAESITAGQYILANIRPLEEIWLDYQRFVLSSAILSSLWAPVLYYPLNSWWQKAPVTSPYKVKKR; the protein is encoded by the coding sequence ATGAAGGTTTGGTTCCATTATTCAGTGGTTAACAGGCTAGTTATTGCTGGCTCTGTTATTTTGTGTTTATTGCTTTCTCCCACTCGTTTACCGGGGATGGAATTATTAGGGGTGGGCACTAATTGGGTGTTAATTTGGGTTGTAGTTTGGAGTTTAAAGCGATCGGTGTTTCAAGGGATTACGGCCGGGTTAGTCTTAGGACTAATTCAAGATGGACTCACAGGTGCTTATCCTTCCCATGTTTTTAGTTTAGTTGTGGTAGGATTTCTGACGGCGAAGTTACAAAAACAACGGTATATTCAAGAGGATTTTATCTCCGTTGCCTTGATTACCTTTGCTATGGTGATTGTTGCTGAAAGCATTACGGCCGGACAGTATATTTTAGCCAACATTCGTCCTTTAGAAGAAATTTGGCTTGACTATCAACGCTTTGTTTTATCTTCGGCTATTCTCAGCAGTTTGTGGGCTCCAGTCCTATATTATCCCCTCAATTCTTGGTGGCAAAAAGCTCCTGTTACCAGTCCCTATAAAGTGAAAAAAAGATAG